The DNA sequence GGCGCCTGTTCAGCCGCAACACGCGCAACGTGGCGCTGACTCCCGAGGGCGAATCCCTGCTGCCGCTGGCCCGGCGCCTGATCGCCGATTGGGACAACGCCGAAGACGAAATGCGCCAGCGCTTCAGCCTGCAACGCGGACGCGTGACGCTGGCGGCGATGCCGTCGTTTGCCGGCAACCTGCTGCCGCCGATCCTCAAGACTTTCCGCGCGCGTTATCCGAACGTCAACGTCACGGTCAACGACGTGATCAACGAGCAAGTGCTGGAAATGGTTCGTGATCGTCAGGTTGAACTTGGCGTGGCGTTCGAGCCGCTGCAGAATACATCGCTGACGTTTACACCTCTTTATAAGGATCGCTTTGTTGCCGTGGTGCCGCAGGATTCGCCGCTGGCCGATCGTAGTGACATCGATTGGCAGACCCTGCTGCAGGAACCCTTCATCACCCTGCAGCGACCGTCCACGGTGCGGGTGATGCTGGAGGAACACTTGCAGGCCCGGGCCATGAAACTGCCGGTGGAATTTGAAAGCCATCAACTGGCGACGGTGGGGCGGATGGTGGCGAGCGGGTTGGGCGTCAGCGCCGTGCCGGCCTTGTGTGCCGGTCAGATGCGCGAACTGGGTGCACATTGCCTGACCTTGCACGAGCCGGTGGTGGAGCGGGCGATTGGCGTGCTGACCGATCCGGGGAATGAATTGTCGGCAGCGGCGCAGGCGCTTTTTGACATTCTCAAGGCTGAACACTGACCTCGGGAGGTCAAGAAGTCAGGCGTTGTGTCAGTAGCGGCAGGAGCTGTTCGCACGACCCCTCAATCTTCAAATCCAGCAACTCATCCGCCCGCGTCTTCCCCAGATTGATCGCAATCAGCGGCTTGCCCCGATCCGCTATCACCCGGCACAGGCGAAACGCCGAATAAGCCATCAAGGACGAACCGACCACCAGCATCCCGGCGGCATTTTCCGCCAGCGCCATGGCCCGCGCCGCCGTTGGTTGCGCCACGTTCTCACCGAAAAACACCACGTCCGGCTTCATCCGCTCGCCTGCGCAATGCGGGCAGTGCGGCACCTGAAATCGCGCCTCGAAAGCCGGGTCCAGCAGGGTGTCGCCGTCCGGTGCCTGCAAGGCATCGACGCCGGCCAGATACGGGTTCTGCGTCTCCATCAATTGCTGAATCGAATCCCGCTCGCTGCGCTGACCGCAATCCAGACACAGCACCCGGTGCAGGCTGCCGTGAAGTTCGATGACGTCGTGACTGCCGGCCTGATCGTGCAGGGTGTCGACGTTCTGGGTGATCAGACCGCTGATCCGACCATGACTTTGCAGACTGGCAAGCGCCTCATGGGCGGCGTTCGGCTGCGCCTGGCGCACGCGCGGCCAGCCGAGCATCGCCCGGGCCCAGTAGCGGCGGCGCGATTCCGGGGCGGCGAGGAATTCCTGGTACATCATCGGCTGCCGGCCACGGCGTATGCCGTCGGTGTCGCGGTAGTCCGGAATGCCCGAGGGCGTGCTGATGCCGGCGCCGGTCAGCACAATGAAGTCGCCGTCGGCCATGACCTGTTGCAGATAGTCGAGCGGGTCGGGGATGGGGCGGTCGAGCATGATCAGCGCTCCGCAGGCGGTAAGTGCCTTGCAGGTTAGCACCGACGGACACCTCTTTTCAGAGGCGTCCGCTGCCCGAGGTTATTTGCGTGCCTCCAGAATCAGGTTGAACGGCGTCTGCGTCGCCCGCCGAAAGTGTTTGAACCCCGCTTCGGTAAACACTTTGCGCAAGCGCGACTCGCCCGCCTGCGCACCGAGGCCGAGTCCCACTTCCTGGGACAGCGAATTTGGCGTGCAGATGAACGTTGACGCGGCGTAGAACAAGCGCCCGACCGGCGTGATGTTTTCGTCCAGGGTGTCGTTGGCAAACGGCTCGACCAGCAGCACCGTGCCGTCGTCTTTCAAAGATTCAAACGCATGCTTCGCCGCACCGACCGGATCGCCCATGTCGTGCAGGCAGTCGAAATAGCAGATCAGGTCATAGTCATCGCCGGGGTAGCTTTTCGCCGTGCCCTGGAAGAATCGCGCGCGACTGCTGACTCCGCCTTCTTCGGCTCGCTGGGTGGCGACGGTGATCGAAGGCGCGTGATAGTCAAAGCCGACGAACCGCGAGTTGGGATAGGCCTGGGCCATGATCACCGTGGACGCACCGTGACCGCAGCCGATGTCGGCGACCTTGGCACCTGCTTCGAGTTTGGCCACCACGCCGTCCAGCGCCGGCAGCCACTCGGCGATCAAATGCCCCTTGTAGCCAGGGCGGAAGAACCGCTCGGTGCCGGTGAACATGCACGGATGGTGATCGCCCCAGGGCAGGGCGCCGTTGCCGCGCATGGCTTTGACCAGTTTGTCCTTGTCGTGGAAAAACGACGCCACTACCCCGAGGCCGCCGGCCACGTACACCGGCGAATCCTCCTTGGCCAGGGCCAGCGCCTGTTCTTCCGGCAGGCGGAATTTGCCGTCGTGGTGTTCCATGTAGCCGGACGCCGCGTGGGCACTCAGCCATTCGCGCACCAGTCGCGGGTTGCAGGTGGTTTTTGCAGCGAGGGATTCGGGGCTGATCGGCTGGCTGTCGGCCATTGCCCGATACAGGCCGAGTTCTTCGCCGACAATGACATTGGCCAGCATCGCCGCGCCGCCCATGTCGTTGACCAGTTTGCCCATGAATTCGTTGAGTCTGGCCTCGTCCATTTCATGTGCTCCTTTGACAGGATCACAGTCCGGTGGCGTTGGGGGTCGAGGCATTCACCACCGGGCGGTGGTCGTGGAAACGGGCAGGGCGACACTGCTGTCCTGCGTCCCCCTCGACTGGGTACTGATTGAGTCTAGCCGCTGTTGGCGCCGGTGGGAGCGGGCTGTGTGGATTTCGAGGCTTGTATTGCGATGGTGCGCTCTCCCACTTTAGCGTGGGCTCCCGAATTATCCGCCGACGGTTCCTGTCCTATGCCAAACGATGCGACTCAGGGCGATCTCGCCAAGAGGCCAAGACAAAGCGCCGGCCCATGTCCGCCTGGAGCAAATGATGGGCGAAAAAAAAACCGCCTTGCGGGGCGGTTTTTTAGCAAGCCTCAGATTGCGGCTGAGGCTTAGTGCGTCTCACCGGAAGCACTGGCGTGGAAGGCATGTTATTGAGCTTTTTCTGTCCTTGCAATGCAATTTTTACCCACCATGAGCAGGTGAGTTAGAGATCCTGGGCAGTGTTTTCAGTACCTGATGTCGCAGCTGGTTCTCGTGCGAAGGTAGGGCATTTCGTCTGCATCTGTAGGTGTCATCCGTAAGCTCTGGATATACAGGGTTGTATGTGCAGTTTTTGAGTTGGTTTAAACCGATGAACTCGCCGTTCAGGAAGAAGGCAGCGGTTCTGTATCCCATTGTGTACAGGCTCACCACCGATACAAAACCCACCACTTCCCACGCATTGGCCACACAGCCGCGATACACCCGCCGGTTTAACTGAGCCTGTCAGTCGCCACGCCCGGCGGCTCCTCAGCAGAGACCTTGCCCATGCAGATTCCCCACCCCACCTTGCAGGCCAGCGTCGGGCTCGGCCTGCGTCGCGGCCTGATGAAAGACCTGCAAGCCGCACGTACCGGCGATTTCGACTTTCTTGAAGTCGCCCCCGAAAACTGGATCGGCGTCGGCGGAGCCCATGGCGCCGCGCTGCGCGAACTGGCCGAGCGATATCCGTTGTCCTGCCACGGATTGTCGTTGTCGCTCGGTGGCTCGGCGCCGCTGGACGTCGGTTTTCTCCGGGAAGTGCGGACCTTTCTCGATCATCACAAGGTGCCGCAGTACAGCGAACACCTGAGCTATTGCAGCGACGACGGTCACCTCTATGACCTGCTGCCGTTGCCGTTCACCGAAGAAGCGGTGCTCCATGTCGCCGCACGGATCCGCCAGGCCCAGGACATTCTCGGCCGACGCCTGGCGGTGGAAAACGTTTCCTATTACGCCGCACCCCGGCAGGACATGGATGAAGTGACCTTCACAAACGCCGTGCTACGCGAGGCCGATTGCGACCTGCTGCTGGATGTGAACAACGTCTACGTCAACTCGATCAACCATGGTTTCGATCCGCAGACATTTCTGGCTGCCATCGAGCCGGGCCGGGTGGTCGGCATGCACGTGGCCGGGCACTTCGACGAGTCCGACACGCTGAAAATCGACACCCACGGCGCCTCGGTCAAACCGGTGGTCTGGGCGTTGCTGGCTGACGCTTATGTCCGATTCGGCGCGCAGCCGACGCTGCTGGAGCGGGATTTCAATTTCCCGGCGTTTTCTGAACTGGTGGCCGAACTGCAAACCATCCGCCGCCTGCAAACCGAAGGAGGCTCGCGTGGATAATCTTCTGCTGCAACAACAGGCCCTGACCCGCTATTTGCGCGATCCAGAGCATGAAGCGCCACCCGCCGACATGAACGCGGCGCGGGTCAATGTCTATCGCGACCTGGTGTTCAACAATGTCTCGCAACTGCTGGGCAGCACATTTCCGCTGTTGATCCGGATTATCGGTCAGGAACGCTGGCGCACGTTGATCCGCGGCTTCCTGCGGGACTACCGCGCGCAGACGCCGAAATTCGGCGAGATCGCCGAGGAGTTTGTCGGCTACCTCGCGTCGGAGCCTGCGGTGTTGAGCGCGGGCGGGTGGCCGGAGTTTCTGGTGGAGCTGGCGCATTACGAATGGGTGGAAATGGTGTTACAGCAGTCCGATGCCGACCCATTGCCTGCGAGCGATCCGGCGCAGTTGCTCGAGAAGCCGTTGCAGGTTTCGGCACTGGCCTGGCCGTTGGCGTACACCTGGCCGGTGCAAATGCTCGGGCCGGATCATCAACCGGCCACGCCACCGGCCCAGCCGACGCTTTTACTGGTGCGGCGCACGGCGGACTGGAGTGTGAAGTTTTCCGAGTTGAGCCCGCTGGCATGGCGGTTGTTGCAGCGGATCGAGGAGTTCCCGTTGCTCAATGGTCGTGAGCAACTGCAAGGGTTGGCGTTGGAGGCGGGGTTGCCGGAAACAGTGTCATTCATGG is a window from the Pseudomonas gozinkensis genome containing:
- a CDS encoding LysR family transcriptional regulator — encoded protein: MTIKQIRAFLAVAQSLSFAVACERLHLSQSALSLTIKALEEGLGGRLFSRNTRNVALTPEGESLLPLARRLIADWDNAEDEMRQRFSLQRGRVTLAAMPSFAGNLLPPILKTFRARYPNVNVTVNDVINEQVLEMVRDRQVELGVAFEPLQNTSLTFTPLYKDRFVAVVPQDSPLADRSDIDWQTLLQEPFITLQRPSTVRVMLEEHLQARAMKLPVEFESHQLATVGRMVASGLGVSAVPALCAGQMRELGAHCLTLHEPVVERAIGVLTDPGNELSAAAQALFDILKAEH
- a CDS encoding DUF692 domain-containing protein, with product MQIPHPTLQASVGLGLRRGLMKDLQAARTGDFDFLEVAPENWIGVGGAHGAALRELAERYPLSCHGLSLSLGGSAPLDVGFLREVRTFLDHHKVPQYSEHLSYCSDDGHLYDLLPLPFTEEAVLHVAARIRQAQDILGRRLAVENVSYYAAPRQDMDEVTFTNAVLREADCDLLLDVNNVYVNSINHGFDPQTFLAAIEPGRVVGMHVAGHFDESDTLKIDTHGASVKPVVWALLADAYVRFGAQPTLLERDFNFPAFSELVAELQTIRRLQTEGGSRG
- a CDS encoding DNA-binding domain-containing protein, which translates into the protein MDNLLLQQQALTRYLRDPEHEAPPADMNAARVNVYRDLVFNNVSQLLGSTFPLLIRIIGQERWRTLIRGFLRDYRAQTPKFGEIAEEFVGYLASEPAVLSAGGWPEFLVELAHYEWVEMVLQQSDADPLPASDPAQLLEKPLQVSALAWPLAYTWPVQMLGPDHQPATPPAQPTLLLVRRTADWSVKFSELSPLAWRLLQRIEEFPLLNGREQLQGLALEAGLPETVSFMDSGLALLQQLHEDGVLGIT
- a CDS encoding NAD-dependent protein deacetylase; translation: MLDRPIPDPLDYLQQVMADGDFIVLTGAGISTPSGIPDYRDTDGIRRGRQPMMYQEFLAAPESRRRYWARAMLGWPRVRQAQPNAAHEALASLQSHGRISGLITQNVDTLHDQAGSHDVIELHGSLHRVLCLDCGQRSERDSIQQLMETQNPYLAGVDALQAPDGDTLLDPAFEARFQVPHCPHCAGERMKPDVVFFGENVAQPTAARAMALAENAAGMLVVGSSLMAYSAFRLCRVIADRGKPLIAINLGKTRADELLDLKIEGSCEQLLPLLTQRLTS
- a CDS encoding class I SAM-dependent methyltransferase, producing the protein MDEARLNEFMGKLVNDMGGAAMLANVIVGEELGLYRAMADSQPISPESLAAKTTCNPRLVREWLSAHAASGYMEHHDGKFRLPEEQALALAKEDSPVYVAGGLGVVASFFHDKDKLVKAMRGNGALPWGDHHPCMFTGTERFFRPGYKGHLIAEWLPALDGVVAKLEAGAKVADIGCGHGASTVIMAQAYPNSRFVGFDYHAPSITVATQRAEEGGVSSRARFFQGTAKSYPGDDYDLICYFDCLHDMGDPVGAAKHAFESLKDDGTVLLVEPFANDTLDENITPVGRLFYAASTFICTPNSLSQEVGLGLGAQAGESRLRKVFTEAGFKHFRRATQTPFNLILEARK